A DNA window from Halorubrum sp. DM2 contains the following coding sequences:
- a CDS encoding SRPBCC family protein, with product MTVRVSRTFEFDAPPADVWAFISDAEQRAGAISVVDSFEVHDDGSATWHVALPIPMIRSTIDVETEDVERDPPNRVKFVGKSRAFRVTGEHEITETDDGGCRLANEFVVDGRLPGVESFFKRNFDAELDNLEAALRASLASPA from the coding sequence ATGACCGTTCGAGTCTCCCGGACGTTCGAGTTCGATGCGCCGCCGGCCGACGTGTGGGCGTTCATCTCGGACGCGGAGCAGCGCGCGGGCGCTATCAGCGTGGTCGACTCCTTCGAGGTTCACGACGACGGGAGCGCGACGTGGCACGTCGCGCTGCCGATACCGATGATCCGTTCGACCATCGACGTCGAGACGGAGGACGTCGAGCGCGACCCCCCGAACCGGGTGAAGTTCGTCGGGAAGTCGCGGGCGTTCCGCGTGACCGGCGAACACGAGATCACCGAGACCGACGACGGCGGCTGCCGACTCGCCAACGAGTTCGTCGTCGACGGGCGGCTCCCCGGCGTCGAGTCCTTTTTCAAGCGGAACTTCGACGCCGAACTGGACAACCTCGAAGCCGCGCTCCGCGCCTCGCTGGCCTCGCCGGCATGA
- a CDS encoding MarR family transcriptional regulator, whose amino-acid sequence MTEPSELVGVVERRLDFLERLAAEPLRKHELVDALGHSRSTVNRAIDELEAAGLVAGETDGYRTTLPGRLLADGYREFLTVADDLAAAGDVLDPLGANAEVSPAIFRGAETYRAAAPDPYRPLEVLDEALADADAVAAALPAFPYPRVAERLRRTAVGEGTVDLALAERAYRHAADRFADDLGAVARREGCRIASVGGVDVGVVAADEVALLLVFDDDGTLHGAASSTDPEALAWAETRVRDLIGRGRDGGEAISAVDRAATPATEDGPAAGDSRDGDADGLTADADANMDTNADAAETASRDGGASAERSDGDGALFGRPRSDERGRDTLSAQGFHAVDEDRLAGDPDPHGPLRATASFPEVDAGYVLDRTAVRDGERRSIAGLLVDGLSEGTDHALVGPPGSGKSTVCRSVAVEWYRSGRGPVTYRASGGGEAFTATERLRERVTEGDGHHLVVVQDAVDPGAAEAVGVARELADCDDVSFLFDAREEPYDDPDGLPLSPADLRYRRAIETVRIPRLDEREVERFVRHVADVTGSVPAADPESLLADVRRVDDERVGELLCLVHRLVRATDGAGETDLDEVTRNTAAGDDAEPTSGLETAVAEAVREVESRPPPTADVAVLVNLLNVAGVSDVRTLAYALVDGPDRGVSDEADGDPSPTVESVRRGLDRLTGTALVASGDGEYRTVHDEWSVLFLEQLVAREPEPVVARRVGRTVSRVLALADDPARRARVRRAVGGDAPAIDRIERDPGAWAAETVRAVFGVGRRYPRLAALYGRVRYAWIDLPAACPDDLRDRPPEWVSRMYVDAGDLDGATEALDAWRPADERGAAERQRGYGNVARRRGEYDAARERFERAEELFAAAGDRTGLAAAVRGRAQAAHFDGDYETAYEAASRAYAIAAGAGDPIGMAKALMDVGNALDALDGTDAVLDHYRVAGDLFRAHDDTHGEANVRTNLAVALRRRGDLDAAVRTAGRALDGYRTVGDEHREAISLLNLAAVAEQRGAVGEAVARASEARVVAERVGSEMYEAFALSHLGSAASLGGDLDRAERFLTAALDRLDALDADARCAMVTAILAEVSIDRGDLSTAERWTERTASLLDDHAGHKRLAEADRVRGRLALARGDPDAATTALRSAVDAAREGGFTQVEAEALASLGAAAAARGDAAAAADRLTAALDLGRRIEGAKAVVTAADRIADLLAGESDAAAGVDREALAEALRASPPEGVPADSAADPTAYRAIADRWRVDRDGVAAAYPALG is encoded by the coding sequence ATGACGGAGCCGTCGGAGCTCGTGGGCGTCGTCGAACGCCGCCTCGACTTCCTCGAACGGCTCGCCGCGGAGCCGCTGCGGAAACACGAACTCGTCGACGCGCTGGGCCACTCTCGGTCGACGGTGAACCGCGCGATAGACGAACTGGAGGCGGCGGGGCTCGTCGCCGGCGAGACGGACGGGTACCGGACGACGCTCCCCGGCCGACTGCTCGCGGACGGGTACCGGGAGTTCCTCACGGTCGCCGACGACCTCGCGGCCGCGGGCGACGTGCTCGACCCGCTCGGGGCGAACGCGGAGGTCTCGCCCGCGATATTCCGTGGCGCAGAGACGTATCGGGCCGCGGCTCCGGACCCGTACCGACCGCTGGAGGTTCTCGACGAGGCGCTCGCCGACGCCGACGCGGTCGCCGCCGCCCTCCCGGCGTTCCCCTACCCTCGGGTCGCGGAGCGGCTCCGACGGACCGCTGTCGGCGAGGGGACCGTCGACCTCGCGCTGGCGGAGCGGGCGTACCGGCACGCGGCCGATCGATTCGCGGACGACCTCGGGGCGGTCGCGCGCCGCGAGGGGTGTCGGATCGCGTCGGTCGGCGGCGTCGACGTCGGGGTGGTCGCGGCCGACGAAGTCGCCCTCCTCCTCGTCTTCGACGACGACGGCACGCTCCACGGGGCGGCGTCGTCGACGGACCCGGAGGCGCTCGCGTGGGCGGAGACGAGAGTGCGCGACCTGATCGGCCGGGGGCGTGACGGCGGCGAGGCGATCTCGGCGGTGGACCGCGCCGCAACGCCCGCGACCGAGGACGGACCGGCGGCAGGTGACTCCCGCGACGGCGACGCCGACGGCTTGACGGCAGACGCGGACGCGAACATGGACACGAACGCGGACGCGGCTGAGACCGCGAGCCGAGACGGCGGAGCGAGCGCGGAGCGAAGCGACGGCGACGGTGCGCTTTTCGGACGCCCGAGATCGGACGAGCGAGGGCGTGATACGCTCTCGGCACAGGGATTTCACGCGGTCGACGAGGACCGGCTCGCCGGGGACCCGGATCCGCACGGGCCGCTCCGCGCCACGGCGTCGTTCCCGGAGGTCGACGCGGGGTACGTCCTCGACAGGACCGCGGTGCGCGACGGCGAGCGGCGCTCGATCGCCGGACTGCTCGTCGACGGGCTCTCCGAGGGGACCGACCACGCGCTCGTCGGACCGCCGGGAAGCGGGAAGAGCACCGTCTGTCGGAGCGTCGCGGTCGAGTGGTATCGGTCGGGACGCGGCCCGGTGACGTACCGCGCGAGCGGCGGCGGCGAGGCGTTCACCGCCACCGAGCGGCTGCGGGAGCGCGTCACCGAGGGCGACGGCCACCACCTCGTGGTCGTCCAGGACGCCGTCGACCCGGGGGCCGCAGAGGCGGTCGGCGTCGCCCGCGAACTGGCCGACTGCGACGACGTCTCGTTCCTCTTCGACGCCCGCGAGGAGCCGTACGACGACCCCGACGGCCTCCCGCTCTCCCCCGCGGACCTCCGCTACCGGCGGGCGATCGAGACCGTTCGGATCCCCCGGCTCGACGAGCGCGAGGTCGAGCGGTTCGTCCGCCACGTCGCCGACGTTACCGGGTCGGTCCCGGCCGCCGATCCGGAGTCGCTGCTCGCCGACGTGCGCCGGGTCGACGACGAGCGCGTCGGCGAGCTGCTGTGTCTCGTCCACCGCCTCGTCCGCGCGACCGACGGGGCGGGAGAGACCGACCTCGACGAGGTGACCCGGAATACCGCTGCCGGGGACGACGCGGAGCCGACCTCCGGGCTGGAGACCGCGGTCGCGGAGGCGGTCCGGGAGGTCGAGAGCCGCCCGCCGCCGACCGCGGACGTCGCGGTGTTGGTGAACCTCCTCAACGTCGCCGGCGTGAGCGACGTTCGGACGCTGGCGTACGCGCTCGTCGACGGCCCGGACCGGGGCGTCTCGGACGAGGCGGACGGCGATCCGTCGCCGACGGTCGAGTCGGTTCGCCGGGGGCTCGACCGGCTTACCGGCACGGCCCTCGTCGCGTCGGGCGACGGGGAGTACCGCACCGTCCACGACGAGTGGTCGGTGCTGTTCTTGGAGCAGTTGGTGGCGCGGGAGCCGGAGCCGGTCGTCGCGCGGCGCGTCGGGCGGACCGTCTCGCGGGTACTCGCGCTTGCGGACGACCCGGCGCGTCGCGCTCGGGTCCGACGGGCCGTCGGCGGGGACGCGCCGGCGATAGACCGAATCGAGCGCGATCCGGGAGCGTGGGCGGCCGAGACGGTTCGAGCGGTGTTCGGCGTCGGTCGGCGCTATCCTCGGCTCGCGGCGCTGTACGGCCGCGTCCGCTACGCCTGGATCGACCTCCCGGCGGCGTGCCCGGACGACCTGCGCGACCGCCCGCCGGAGTGGGTGTCGCGGATGTACGTCGACGCCGGCGACCTCGACGGCGCGACCGAGGCGCTCGACGCGTGGCGGCCGGCCGACGAGCGAGGAGCCGCTGAGCGCCAGCGAGGGTACGGTAACGTGGCGCGCCGCCGAGGCGAGTACGACGCGGCGCGAGAGCGGTTCGAGCGGGCAGAGGAACTGTTCGCGGCCGCGGGCGACCGCACGGGACTCGCGGCGGCGGTCAGGGGGCGAGCGCAGGCGGCGCACTTCGACGGCGACTACGAGACCGCCTACGAGGCGGCGTCGCGGGCGTACGCCATCGCCGCCGGGGCCGGCGACCCCATCGGGATGGCGAAGGCGCTGATGGACGTCGGCAACGCGCTCGACGCCCTCGACGGCACCGACGCAGTCCTCGACCACTACCGCGTCGCCGGCGACCTGTTCCGGGCGCACGACGACACCCACGGCGAGGCGAACGTCAGGACGAACCTCGCGGTCGCGCTACGGCGGCGCGGCGACCTCGACGCCGCCGTGCGAACCGCGGGGCGCGCGCTCGACGGCTACCGGACGGTCGGCGACGAACACCGCGAGGCCATCTCCCTGCTGAACCTCGCGGCGGTCGCCGAGCAGCGCGGCGCGGTCGGCGAGGCAGTCGCCCGCGCGTCGGAGGCGCGCGTGGTCGCCGAGCGGGTCGGGTCGGAGATGTACGAGGCGTTCGCGCTGAGCCACCTCGGCAGCGCGGCGTCCCTCGGCGGCGACCTCGACCGGGCGGAGCGGTTCCTGACGGCCGCGCTCGACCGCCTCGACGCGCTCGACGCCGACGCGCGCTGCGCGATGGTGACCGCGATTCTCGCGGAGGTGTCGATCGACCGCGGCGACCTCTCCACGGCCGAGCGCTGGACGGAACGGACCGCGTCGCTGCTCGACGATCACGCCGGCCACAAGCGGCTCGCCGAGGCGGACCGGGTCCGCGGACGGCTGGCGCTCGCTCGGGGGGATCCCGACGCCGCGACGACGGCGCTGCGGTCGGCGGTCGACGCCGCGAGGGAGGGCGGGTTCACGCAGGTCGAGGCCGAGGCGCTCGCGTCGCTGGGGGCCGCGGCCGCCGCGCGCGGCGACGCCGCCGCGGCCGCCGACCGGCTGACGGCGGCCCTCGACCTCGGCCGTCGGATCGAGGGCGCGAAGGCGGTCGTCACCGCGGCCGACCGGATCGCGGACCTGCTCGCCGGGGAGTCCGACGCGGCGGCCGGGGTCGACCGCGAGGCGCTGGCCGAGGCGCTCCGGGCGTCGCCGCCCGAGGGGGTCCCCGCCGACTCGGCCGCGGACCCGACCGCGTACCGAGCGATCGCGGACCGGTGGCGCGTCGACCGCGACGGGGTCGCCGCGGCGTACCCCGCACTCGGCTGA
- a CDS encoding presenilin family intramembrane aspartyl protease PSH, translated as MFPREYRGVAFVVGLFLAVQLGALALVPEFVDSGYQAVENPDNPANSLLYVVAIVAMTGLMLAAFRYDLDGAIRLLIVGVSAYLSWYVFSALVSPLAAAVPALAVGAGLLVHPEWYVIDTAGVLMGAGAAGLFGISFGLLPALLLLAVLAVYDAISVYGTEHMLSLAEGIMDLNIPVVLVIPLSLSYSLLDGETASEEAAGVGEEAAGADNDEESDADPAEAGDPAEPDDHAEPGDRDAFFIGLGDAVIPTVLIASAATFSSAPNLAVPLLGVNLPALLAMVGTLVGLLVLMRWVIQGRPHAGLPLLNGGAIGGYLIGSVIAGVPLIEALGLAAFL; from the coding sequence ATGTTCCCCCGCGAGTACCGCGGCGTCGCCTTCGTGGTCGGGCTGTTCCTCGCCGTCCAGCTGGGCGCGCTGGCACTTGTCCCGGAGTTCGTCGACAGCGGCTATCAGGCGGTCGAGAACCCCGACAACCCGGCGAACAGCCTGCTGTACGTCGTCGCCATCGTCGCGATGACCGGGCTGATGCTCGCGGCGTTCCGCTACGACCTCGACGGGGCGATCCGCCTGCTGATCGTCGGCGTCTCCGCGTACCTCTCGTGGTACGTCTTCTCCGCGCTCGTGTCGCCGCTGGCGGCCGCGGTGCCGGCGCTCGCGGTCGGGGCCGGCCTCCTCGTCCACCCCGAGTGGTACGTGATAGACACCGCGGGGGTGTTGATGGGCGCGGGCGCGGCCGGGCTGTTCGGCATCTCGTTCGGCCTGTTGCCCGCGCTGCTACTGCTCGCCGTCCTCGCCGTCTACGACGCCATCTCCGTGTACGGGACCGAACACATGCTGTCGCTCGCCGAGGGAATCATGGACCTCAACATCCCCGTCGTGTTGGTGATCCCGCTGTCGCTGTCGTACTCGCTGCTCGACGGCGAGACCGCGAGCGAGGAGGCCGCCGGGGTGGGCGAGGAGGCCGCCGGGGCGGATAACGACGAGGAGTCGGACGCGGACCCCGCCGAAGCTGGCGACCCCGCCGAACCTGACGATCACGCCGAACCCGGCGACCGCGACGCCTTCTTCATCGGGCTGGGCGACGCCGTCATCCCGACGGTGTTGATCGCGAGTGCCGCGACGTTCTCGTCGGCTCCGAACCTCGCGGTCCCGCTTTTGGGGGTGAACCTCCCCGCGCTGCTGGCGATGGTCGGGACCCTCGTGGGGCTGCTCGTCCTCATGCGGTGGGTGATTCAGGGCCGCCCGCACGCGGGCCTCCCGCTGCTGAACGGCGGTGCGATCGGCGGCTACCTGATCGGGTCGGTCATCGCCGGCGTGCCGCTGATCGAGGCGCTGGGGCTCGCGGCGTTCTTATAA
- a CDS encoding aldehyde dehydrogenase family protein has translation MTGNRTEEGDGTEATNERGETDAPGRSGPVDGVDSGGERSGPDADGPASAATERSGASVENPTSRTERAVAAARTAADDLAAWDPDDVDGLVRAVGERLADRETISRLARSAANETGRGHPGTKAEKVAETLDAARRSLRDAPTAGVVDRDGATGTVTVAGPLGVVGAAVPATHPVVIPAVLSLYGLAARNAVVFAPSPSTVETCDVVVETVRRALSEAGAPTGAVSMLPAPASKPGTDALFERADFAVAAGSEATVAAGQRCGTPNAATGADGVVAVADGSVPAAAVATRVAVGATYDFGAHPAGDAAVVTVSPVVEPLCSALGDEGGYVLDAAECDRLRALLDGSTGDDHGGDAGVVDGEMDPRGNSPRWLAAALDLPSAARRAAFLVVEPEGADDPLATLPGIPAVAVHGRDGFDAATALAAEIGAPHAAAVHTTQQRRARRVAERLAPGRLVVNQPGIAAAGVRSNGFEAAPVLGGGTAEGSQLCGGLTPGHLARTTTVAATSVADEASHRNGAGETLRGP, from the coding sequence ATGACCGGGAATCGCACGGAGGAGGGCGACGGGACGGAAGCGACGAACGAGCGCGGCGAGACGGACGCCCCCGGTCGTTCCGGACCCGTTGACGGCGTCGACTCCGGCGGCGAGCGGTCCGGACCGGACGCCGACGGTCCTGCGTCCGCCGCCACCGAGCGATCCGGAGCGTCAGTCGAGAACCCGACGAGCCGCACGGAGCGGGCGGTCGCGGCGGCGCGGACGGCGGCAGACGACCTGGCCGCGTGGGACCCCGACGACGTCGACGGACTCGTCCGCGCGGTCGGCGAGCGGCTGGCGGACAGGGAGACGATTAGCCGGCTCGCGCGGTCGGCGGCCAACGAGACGGGGCGGGGGCACCCGGGAACGAAGGCCGAGAAGGTCGCCGAGACGCTCGACGCGGCGCGACGGTCGCTCAGGGACGCGCCGACCGCCGGCGTGGTCGACCGCGACGGCGCGACGGGCACGGTGACCGTCGCCGGGCCGCTCGGCGTCGTCGGTGCGGCGGTCCCCGCGACGCACCCGGTCGTGATCCCCGCCGTCCTCTCGCTGTACGGGCTGGCGGCGCGGAACGCGGTCGTCTTCGCCCCCTCGCCGTCGACCGTGGAGACCTGCGACGTCGTCGTCGAGACCGTCCGCCGGGCCCTCTCCGAGGCCGGCGCGCCGACCGGCGCGGTGTCGATGCTGCCCGCGCCGGCCTCCAAGCCGGGGACGGACGCGCTGTTCGAGCGGGCGGACTTCGCCGTCGCGGCTGGGTCAGAGGCGACGGTCGCCGCCGGACAGCGCTGCGGGACGCCGAACGCCGCGACCGGCGCGGACGGGGTCGTCGCCGTCGCCGACGGGTCGGTCCCGGCCGCGGCCGTGGCGACGCGGGTGGCCGTCGGGGCGACCTACGACTTCGGCGCGCACCCCGCGGGCGACGCCGCGGTCGTCACAGTGTCGCCGGTGGTCGAGCCGCTGTGTTCCGCGCTCGGAGACGAGGGCGGATACGTCCTCGACGCCGCCGAGTGCGACCGCCTCCGGGCGCTCCTCGACGGATCGACCGGAGACGACCATGGGGGCGACGCCGGCGTCGTCGACGGCGAGATGGACCCGCGCGGGAACTCGCCGCGGTGGCTGGCGGCCGCGCTCGACCTCCCGAGCGCGGCCCGACGGGCGGCGTTCCTCGTCGTCGAGCCCGAGGGTGCCGACGACCCGCTCGCGACGCTGCCCGGGATCCCCGCGGTCGCCGTCCACGGCCGCGACGGGTTCGACGCCGCGACCGCGCTGGCGGCCGAGATCGGCGCGCCCCACGCGGCGGCGGTCCACACCACCCAACAGCGCCGCGCTCGCCGGGTCGCGGAGCGGCTCGCCCCCGGCCGTCTCGTGGTCAATCAGCCCGGGATCGCGGCGGCGGGCGTGCGGTCGAACGGGTTCGAGGCCGCGCCCGTGCTCGGCGGCGGCACCGCCGAGGGGAGCCAGCTGTGCGGCGGACTCACGCCCGGCCACCTCGCGCGGACGACGACTGTCGCCGCGACGAGCGTCGCTGACGAGGCCTCCCACCGGAACGGCGCGGGTGAGACGCTCCGCGGGCCCTGA
- the aglJ gene encoding S-layer glycoprotein N-glycosyltransferase AglJ produces MSEYDDVCVLLPTMNEAETVARVVTDFRDAGFEQVLVIDGRSTDETRSVAREAGARVVEQSGRGKGQAVREAVRDHVDASYVLMADADATYDAADAAAMLDPLLDGNADHVIGNRFADMRSGAMTRLNRIGNRVINLAFRAIHRKNYRDILSGYRAFTRESFERLHLTADGFGIETEMAVECVKNRLSVTVVPITYRERPGGSATNLHPIRDGGVIFLELYRKAKTNNPLFYFGSAGVASTASGAAMAAFVLYRYLAFGVSHEVIAVGAVGAIILGIQLLVFGVLADMIHSLHVEQIERYERSIDDRAAGRPSGTDGLEATEGRDSDARGAESTRREEPGDARD; encoded by the coding sequence ATGAGCGAGTACGACGACGTCTGCGTCCTGTTGCCGACGATGAACGAGGCGGAGACGGTCGCACGCGTCGTCACTGACTTCCGCGACGCCGGCTTCGAGCAGGTCCTCGTGATCGACGGCCGCTCGACGGACGAAACGCGGTCCGTCGCCCGAGAGGCCGGCGCGCGCGTCGTCGAACAGTCGGGACGCGGGAAGGGACAGGCCGTCAGGGAGGCGGTCCGGGACCACGTGGACGCGTCGTACGTGCTGATGGCCGACGCCGACGCGACCTACGACGCCGCGGACGCTGCGGCGATGCTCGATCCCCTCCTCGACGGCAACGCCGACCACGTCATCGGGAACCGGTTCGCGGACATGCGCTCCGGGGCGATGACGCGGCTGAACCGGATCGGGAACCGCGTGATCAACCTCGCGTTCCGGGCGATCCACCGCAAGAACTACCGCGACATCCTCTCGGGATACCGGGCGTTCACCCGCGAGTCGTTCGAGCGCCTCCATCTCACCGCGGACGGGTTCGGGATCGAGACCGAGATGGCCGTCGAGTGCGTGAAGAATCGCCTCTCGGTTACGGTGGTACCGATCACGTACCGAGAACGGCCCGGCGGCTCGGCGACGAACCTCCACCCGATCCGGGACGGCGGGGTGATCTTCCTGGAGCTGTACCGCAAGGCGAAGACGAACAACCCGCTGTTCTACTTCGGCAGCGCCGGCGTGGCGTCGACGGCGTCGGGGGCGGCGATGGCGGCGTTCGTGCTGTATCGGTACCTCGCGTTCGGCGTCAGCCACGAGGTGATCGCCGTCGGCGCGGTCGGCGCGATCATCCTCGGGATCCAGCTGCTCGTGTTCGGCGTCCTCGCCGACATGATCCACTCGCTTCACGTGGAGCAGATCGAGCGGTACGAACGCTCTATCGACGATCGAGCGGCCGGGCGTCCGTCCGGGACCGATGGACTGGAGGCCACCGAGGGCCGCGACTCCGACGCTCGCGGCGCGGAGTCCACGCGACGCGAGGAGCCGGGCGACGCCCGCGACTGA
- a CDS encoding carbon-nitrogen family hydrolase: MRLAGVQLAVEGGAVEENVDRALDRIEAAADEGADLVVLPELFDVGYFAFDSYGRAAESLAGDRLARFAAAADEHGVAVLAGTVVEDLSASAADGIDVPAESGLANAAVLFDADGERRLVYRKRHLFGYGSEETDRMVPGERTPVTEVAGVTLGVTTCYDLRFPEQFREMVDRGVECVLVPSAWPYPRIEHWRTLGRARAIENLAYVAAVNGSGRFGGDALCGRSAVYDPWGTALASVGDDPGVVTATVDSDRVAAVREEFPALRDRR, encoded by the coding sequence ATGAGGCTCGCAGGGGTCCAGCTGGCGGTCGAGGGCGGTGCCGTCGAGGAGAACGTCGACCGCGCGCTCGACCGGATCGAAGCGGCCGCCGACGAGGGGGCGGACCTCGTCGTTCTCCCCGAACTGTTCGACGTCGGTTACTTCGCGTTCGACTCGTACGGCCGGGCCGCCGAGAGCCTCGCCGGCGACCGCCTCGCCCGGTTCGCCGCCGCGGCCGACGAACACGGCGTGGCGGTACTCGCTGGGACGGTCGTCGAGGACCTGTCGGCGTCGGCCGCGGACGGGATCGACGTGCCGGCGGAGTCCGGCCTCGCGAACGCCGCGGTGCTGTTCGACGCCGACGGCGAGCGTCGCCTCGTCTACCGGAAGCGACACCTGTTCGGGTACGGCTCCGAGGAGACGGACCGGATGGTACCCGGCGAGCGGACGCCGGTGACGGAGGTCGCGGGCGTCACGCTCGGCGTGACGACCTGCTACGACCTCCGGTTCCCGGAGCAGTTCCGCGAGATGGTCGACCGCGGCGTCGAGTGCGTGCTGGTGCCGAGCGCGTGGCCGTACCCCCGGATCGAACACTGGCGGACGCTCGGTCGCGCGCGGGCCATCGAGAACCTCGCGTACGTCGCCGCCGTCAACGGGAGCGGTCGCTTCGGCGGCGACGCGCTCTGCGGACGGAGCGCGGTGTACGACCCGTGGGGGACCGCGCTCGCGTCGGTCGGCGACGACCCCGGAGTCGTCACCGCGACGGTGGATTCCGACCGGGTCGCCGCGGTCCGCGAGGAGTTCCCGGCGCTCCGCGACCGTCGGTGA
- a CDS encoding phosphate uptake regulator PhoU, with product METRKVQRLGPSTLAMTLPAEWAQEHGVNKGDEVSLRMGGKGTLTVLPESVSSEESEAVINADGLDARSLERAIVAQYVLGRRVIHVRSEGTLDSEHINAVYKAETQLMGLGVIEETPEDISIRCSVDPEDFTLDNLLERLENTGSTMRGEAVKALAHGNPDLAQRALNRERQANKIFVLLLRLIFTAYQNPNLARAVGLEEGFPLIGYRSVAKNLELTADNAEDIAEIVMEADGHTLDVDSATMRQIREFTDQVDELTALAVRAVVERDYDLTVECRDLFSRLEDREQEILDELPNDLDNETLLMTREVLVSLQHTAEYAMRNAEIAANLALNEESDHVEII from the coding sequence ATGGAAACGCGGAAAGTCCAACGGTTGGGGCCGTCGACGCTGGCGATGACGCTCCCGGCCGAGTGGGCGCAGGAACACGGCGTGAACAAAGGCGACGAGGTGTCGCTGCGGATGGGGGGAAAAGGGACGCTTACGGTGCTGCCCGAGTCGGTGAGCAGCGAGGAGTCGGAGGCGGTGATAAACGCCGACGGACTCGACGCGCGCTCGCTCGAACGCGCCATCGTCGCGCAGTACGTGCTCGGTCGGCGCGTGATCCACGTCCGCAGCGAGGGGACGCTCGACAGCGAGCACATCAACGCGGTGTACAAAGCCGAGACGCAGCTGATGGGTCTCGGCGTCATCGAGGAGACGCCGGAAGACATCTCGATCCGCTGTTCGGTCGACCCCGAGGACTTCACCCTCGACAACCTGCTCGAACGGCTGGAGAACACCGGGTCGACGATGCGCGGCGAGGCCGTGAAGGCGCTCGCGCACGGTAACCCCGACCTCGCGCAGCGCGCGCTCAACCGCGAGCGGCAGGCGAACAAGATATTCGTCCTCCTGCTCCGGCTCATCTTCACCGCCTACCAGAATCCGAACCTCGCCCGCGCGGTCGGCCTCGAAGAGGGCTTCCCGCTCATCGGCTATCGCTCGGTCGCGAAGAACCTCGAACTCACCGCGGACAACGCGGAAGACATCGCCGAGATCGTGATGGAGGCGGACGGCCACACCCTCGACGTCGACAGCGCGACGATGCGCCAGATCCGCGAGTTCACCGATCAGGTCGACGAGCTGACCGCGCTCGCGGTCCGCGCCGTCGTCGAGCGCGACTACGACCTCACCGTCGAGTGCCGCGACCTGTTCTCGCGGCTCGAAGACCGCGAACAGGAGATCCTCGACGAACTCCCGAACGACCTCGACAACGAAACGCTGCTGATGACCCGCGAGGTGCTCGTCAGCCTCCAACACACCGCGGAGTACGCGATGCGGAACGCCGAGATCGCGGCGAACCTCGCGCTCAACGAGGAGTCCGATCACGTCGAGATCATCTGA
- a CDS encoding response regulator, with amino-acid sequence MTERVLVVDDSSFQRTVVRDALADRFEVVGEAENGAEAVELFEAYEPDAVSMDVVMPEMTGIEATAAIKDRWPDAVIVMCTSVDQQEKMMEAVKAGADGYVTKPVDAEELVGEFESHLG; translated from the coding sequence ATGACCGAGCGGGTACTCGTCGTCGACGACTCCTCCTTCCAGCGGACCGTCGTCCGGGACGCGCTGGCGGACCGGTTCGAGGTCGTCGGCGAGGCGGAAAACGGCGCAGAGGCGGTGGAACTCTTCGAGGCGTACGAGCCGGACGCGGTGTCGATGGACGTCGTGATGCCGGAGATGACCGGGATCGAGGCGACGGCCGCGATCAAGGACCGCTGGCCGGACGCGGTGATCGTGATGTGTACGAGCGTCGACCAGCAGGAGAAGATGATGGAGGCGGTGAAGGCGGGTGCCGACGGCTACGTGACGAAGCCCGTCGACGCCGAGGAGCTGGTCGGCGAGTTCGAGAGCCACCTCGGGTGA
- a CDS encoding PUA domain-containing protein, whose amino-acid sequence MTDAETLADLRTAADYQFGAGAGEALFPPDDPLTVRRSSGGRPRQVIDGDVDDTPGSSEGDRLVSYGTDGRFTLGLAGGKRIHDAFPEPRHRMVVGEESEPFVREGRDAFAKFVTAADDGIRPGDEVLVVDETDAIFGVGRAELSGAEAEQLGSGVAVKMRDGNPADDDS is encoded by the coding sequence ATGACCGACGCCGAGACGCTCGCGGACCTGCGGACCGCCGCCGACTATCAGTTCGGGGCCGGCGCGGGCGAGGCCCTGTTCCCGCCGGACGACCCCCTCACGGTGCGCCGGTCGAGCGGCGGCCGCCCGCGGCAGGTGATCGACGGCGACGTCGACGACACGCCCGGCAGCAGCGAGGGCGACCGCCTCGTCTCGTACGGCACCGACGGCCGGTTCACGCTCGGCCTCGCGGGCGGAAAGCGGATCCACGACGCGTTCCCCGAGCCGCGACACCGGATGGTCGTCGGCGAGGAGAGCGAGCCGTTCGTGCGCGAGGGGCGCGACGCGTTCGCGAAGTTCGTCACCGCGGCCGACGACGGGATCCGACCCGGCGACGAGGTGCTCGTCGTCGACGAGACGGACGCGATATTCGGCGTCGGCCGCGCCGAACTCTCGGGTGCGGAGGCCGAACAGCTCGGCTCCGGCGTTGCCGTGAAGATGCGCGACGGAAATCCCGCTGACGACGACTCATAA